One window of Papaver somniferum cultivar HN1 chromosome 9, ASM357369v1, whole genome shotgun sequence genomic DNA carries:
- the LOC113312478 gene encoding uncharacterized protein LOC113312478, which yields MGLQTQVIIGNSGRSLKILGCFLMILGYLVDIRLLFNAILNPDERNVKGGGAANRNSSIAFVNKFSLIDLPMAGGRFTWTNSQQPPLLIRLDNFILNHPDSINNLRVWWDSLTFYGKPSFIFAKKLQGLKFFIKNWKKNTFGNLQAQIDNLELVIDVIDNLEIAQRAKERWVKEGEKNSAYLHQIENFKYKNNSINCLKIDGVLYFDKKQIAEESRSFYSYLFTESHKVRPGFDNLEVPYISELESIHLEIPFPEEGGGSFWS from the exons ATGGGGCTTCAGACTCAGGTTATTATAGGAAATTCTGGCAGGAGCTTAAAGATATTAGGTTGCTTTTTGATGATCCTTGGCTATTTGGTGGATATTAGGTTGCTTTTTAATGCCATTTTGAATCCAGATGAGAGAAATGTGAAGGGTGGAGGAGCTGCTAACAGAAATTCTTCCATAGCTTTTGTCAATAAATTCTCTCTAATTGATCTACCTATGGCTGGTGGGAGATTCACTTGGACTAACTCTCAGCAACCTCCATTATTGATCAG ATTAGACAATTTTATCCTTAATCATCCAGATTCCATCAATAATCTGAGAGTTTGGTGGGATAGTTTAACCTTCTATGGGAAACCTagtttcatttttgctaaaaaACTTCAAGGATTAAAGTTCTTTAtcaaaaattggaaaaaaaatacttttggtAATTTACAGGCCCAAATTGATAATTTAGAGCTTGTTATTGATGTGATTGACAATTTGGA GATTGCTCAGAGAGCAAAAGAAAGATGGGTTAAGGAGGGAGAAAAAAATTCTGCTTATTTGCATCAGATAGAAAATTTCAAGTACAAGAATAATTCTATAAACTGTCTAAAGATTGATGGGGTCTTATACTTTGACAAAAAGCAAATTGCTGAGGAATCAAGATCtttttattcttatttatttactgAAAGTCATAAAGTTAGGCCTGGATTTGACAATCTTGAAGTGCCTTATATTTCTGAGTTGGAGAGCATTCATTTAGAGATTCCTTTTCCAGAAGAAGGTGGTGGATCATTTTGGAGCTAA